Within Actinomycetota bacterium, the genomic segment CTACGATGTAGATGTACACTGAGGGGGTATCAGCTATCATTATGTCCGAATAGTCAAAATCAGCCAGTGCGACTTGTTTTCTGGGAAGCCATTCGTAAGTAGCGTGCCTTCCCACATGTACTTGAGCATTAGCATCGAACACTTCATTTACCCAAGCATACCAAGCTAAATACTGATGAGGTGGTGGAACCACCGTACTGTGGTAGAACTTACTGGCATCTGCTTCCCATCCTCGCTGTGGCTCTGGACCTATGAAAATATTTCCGAAAAACATTCCAGGAATTACAATGTATTCTTTTCCATCTTTCTTAACTACCATCACATTTCCTGGGGGTTCTCCCCAGCCAGTAAGTCCTGGAATTGCCAGTGCTAAGAATGCGTTCTTTGCCTCGTAGAATGCATCCCAAGCATCTCCACCATCCATAATCCGTTTTAAGGTAGTGCTCATTTTATTTATCTGCTCAATGGCTTGCTGAGATTTTTCTGGATAAGTGTTGGCAAGATTTATCATCTCCTCGGTCCATTTTTCTATAGTCTTTATGGCTGCAGCCTTTGCAGTTTCATCCGTTGTGCCATAAGTTGCCCCAAGTTTTACAATCTCCTCAATATATCCTACTGGTCCTTCCACAAGCTGCTTTTTTGCTATTGGGTCCAGATTTTCAAACCAGGCTATATACTCATCTGCATCCCAGAGAATCACATTGGGATTGTTTGCAAGTTCTTTAAGAATCCCTGGTGCCCAGTTGGCAATGTTGATTCCTCGTTCAATCATCATACTTACAAGTTCATCCACATTTTGCGGAATATTGCTTACGGTGTATCCCTCTTGCTTAAGCCTATTAAGTATTTCTAGTATCGTGTCTGGAACCGCTAGATAGCTTGCCCCAATATTTTGTTTTCCCGGTGGGTAGTTGTAGTATACCAAGGCAATATTTTTATCTGCATTATCCATAATTCTTAATTGCACCCAGTTGTAGACCCTGTTTGCTAATCTCTCTATCCTCTCTGGAATTGCTTTGTAACGGACCAATTCAGCACCGGTTATCGGATCAATCCCTTTCTCCGTTGCACCCACAAATATAGGTTCCACTATTCCTTGAGTCTCGGGTATGGCAATTTGATAGTAAGTGTCGCTCCAGAGAAGTCCATCATCGGATGCTAACCATTCACCCTCGGTTCTTTTGGTTGAGGTCATTGCCCTGAAAACCGGCACGTTAATATTGGCTAAAAACTGATTTGTTTGGTCTACAAAGCCAGAGCCAAGTGAAAAGCAATAGAAGCTGATTAAAGCATCTATTCTGGATTTGTATTTGCCGGGGTTTCTCTCATACTCAGTAGTGGTAACTACGTGCCTAGGATTCTCAGGATCATAAGTGAAGAACTTCACCATCGCTGAATAGATATTTTGAGGTTGCGTTCCAATTGTCCCTGAATAAGCTCCAACTATGGGTATTACATTTACTCCTTTCTCTACAAGCTTGTCTATCATGGCTTGGAAGTGATCCATGTTGCCAGCGCGCATGGGAGAGGTCATCTCTACAATGCCAACCGTGGGTTTTGAAGGATCAAGAGGATACTGAGCTAAATACTCATCCAAACTGGTAAAAATTTTTCCATCTCTGTAAAGCATTTCATTTGGCAGAGTTAAGGGTGGTGCTGGATCCCATACGGAGGGCCATATACCTCCATTAAGTTCGGTGTACTTTTTCAAAGCCCATTTAAATTGATTTTCATAGTTTACTGTTCCACTTTGGGCAAAATATAACCCGACATCTATCCAATTACTGATCTGGGGATATTTTGTTTTATAGCCGTTTAGCCGCTCCGTGTTTGCATTTTTAAGATCATACAGAATTGTATTTTTCTTGCTCGTGTCACCAATCACGCTATCTGGAACTCCCTCAAAGAGGAGCCTTCCATCTATTTGGCATAACTTAGTCAATTCAAGGTAACTTTGTAGTACAAGGAATATTTTATTGGGCTTGTTTTTAGTAATATCTGGATTAGCATTTATGACGTTTTTGAAATTACTCAAGCCTGGCTCAAACATCCATTCGCAGATAACAATATCTGTATTTTTAATTAGACTTTTAAGCTCATCGGGACTTGTTTGACCAATTTGGGTGGTCGTGCGTATATCGAAATGTACCAACCAGGTTGACGGATCATCTGCTTTATAACCGAGTTGCGTTGGGTTTATGAGTCTCATGATGTTTTGTGCTGCATCATTAGTCATTTTTGTACTCGTGGAGGAGTGGATAATGAGAACTCTGGGGTCGACCAAATTGGTTTCAGGTTCATCTTCAGAAGATCCTTCAAGAGGAATGCTGCTTGCATCTTTGTTCTCTGTCATAAGCTCTTCGCCAGTTTCCGGTCCCTCAGGCCGCCGAGATTTTTCAGTATCATACTCGCTATCTTTAACCAAGTTTTTCTCATGCTTTGGATCGCCGCAAGAGGAGGAGTTTTGTGAGTGTCCTTCGCTTGCCTCGAGATCAGTAGGATTCGAGTTTTTATCAACTGCCTTGCTATTTGCGGATGCAGTAGCGGAACTTGCGTCTGTAGCTGATTCGCTCTCACTCACCAAATCCGAACTTGAGGGCAAATCTTGTGATTTGCAGTTTTGTATCTCCCCAGCAGTTTTATCTTCCTCACTCATCTATGCCTGATTAGATTCACTTGAAGATATACTCATTTCAGGAGTTGCTTCACCCGAGATAGTTTGATCTTGTGTCACCTGCTCGCCATTGCCTATCTGTCCGCCATTGGGCTCCCGTACGGGTGACAGACCCGCCATTGGGCTCCCGTACGGGTGACAGACGGCGGCTTCAGGCGCTGGCAGGCGGGCCTCTTCAGCTAACGCCTGACCGCAGAAAAGCAATCCCACCAAAAGAACTGCTGTTAGAAGAGAAAGTACCAATATTTTGTGCTTATTCATAATCACCCCATCCTCTCTTAACGTAATTTGGTCAAAATAATTTTGTTTAGAAAATTTCTCAAACTTTCCGCTATGCTGGGGCAGGCAGAAGCCCCTTAAATCCCTGCCTGCCCGTAGCACCGCGGATCCAGAGGATATGAGGTGTCTGCCCTGCACCCCACGGACTGGCAAGACAAATAAAAACCACGAAAGCTCCGACCTTCGAGTCAGATCTAAAACCTTCGTGGTTCTAATTAGAGATATCTACCATTTAATTTATTTCAAACCGCAAAAACAAAAAACCACAAAAGTTATCTAGCTTCAGCTAGAACCCCCCCTCGTGATCTTTCTCTTTGTTATAAATTCGACATTATTTCGAAATATCCTTTTAAATCCCAAAAATTTTTTGCATATCCCTCCAATATCTGGGCTGTTTAAAATTTAAAACGTCCAGCATTCCTTTTACATACTCTTCACTCAGTGTTCGTGCTCCTGAGGCTCTTTCTCATGCCTGGATAAATCCTCGTGCTTATGCTCATGGTTGTGGGTCACCTCTGGATGGGTGTGTTCATGGCTATGACCCATCCCCTCATGCTTGTGCTCGTGAAAATGAGTTACCTCCGTCTCGAAAATCCCCTCTCTCATCCCTGCAAAATATCTCCGATACCCAAATAATGATATCCTTTTATATAAGGCAGATACCGGTCCACTTACAGAGATATTCCTTAAAAACTGCGGGGAATTGGGAAATGACTTCCCAAATTTTAGAGGCGGGTGTAACATTCGCAAATTTACCCGCCATGCGATTTGTTTTAGCTGCAATTATTGCTGCTTCATGGGATTCAAGTTCTGCATGAACAAAGGCAGAGATCAAACCGGTGATCGTATCACCAGTGCCACCGATTGCCTCCATAGAAGGAATGTTGGGTTCATCAATGGTTGCCAAGATTTCCCCATGGTTTGCTATATAATCCTTTGGCCCTTTAACCAGCAGAGTTTTTGGCAAGTCGCCTCGATCAAAGGCGGCTTTAATTAACCCAGGAGCCTTGGCTATATCCGTTTCAAAAAGGTGATGTCTAATATATGCTGGATGCGTAGCATCCGGATCTGCTAAAAATGCCATCTCCCCGGCATCTGGAGTAAATACATCGAATCTGGACGATAAACCAGCGGCTTTAGCCGCATACATCGCACCTGCATCGGCGATGAGGATGGGTCTTTTAGCACACTTCTTCACAGAGACCATGACCTTCTCAATCAAAGGTATAATGGGCAAGAAATAATGCAGCGCTAGAACTCTCGGGGCAATTTTAGGAATATCGTCGATGAGATGCCTGAAGAGCATTTTACTTCCCCGACCGTCACCAATATCACCGGCTAGGATAACATAAGGAGCATCGATTCCTAAATAATCAGTGGTTATGGCTGCGGCGCTGACCATCGATGCTGTACCTTGAGTACAGGGAATTTCATGACCATCCACCAATAAATGGTCACCTTTGAGTTCTGCTTCCCCTTCAATAAAAAAATTCTCCTTAATGGGAACGGTTCCAGCGATTAGTAACATCTCTCCCTCCTGAAAATACTCAATGATTCTTCATAAGCTCTATCCAGCATTAAAGCGCACAATGTGTATCCAAGATCTCTTGGCCTAGGAGCTTTGGTGAGTTCTCTATCGATTAACTCAAGATGGAGATAGGGAACATCTGGGCAGCCTCCACCCGAAATATTCAAAATAACACCACTCTGCTTGTCGAAGGTGATCTTCATATTGCCCGCTCTGACCATCACCCAGTTGTCAAACTGAGTTACCTTTATAATATCCAAGGGCTTTTGACTCTCTGCATTAAGTGGAATGATGTCTCCCAAGGTTTCAATCTCACTTTCGCGAAGTACCCGCTCGATCCCCATCCGCTCCACTGTAGCCACTTCGATTGCGAGATCGCATCCCTTTCGCAAAGCAGGTGGTGGAGCAACCAATTTGAAATTATAACCGCTCTTCTTGAGAACCTTCTCCGCCTTTAATGCTTCCTGAACCGCTTTGAACAGGATTAAACCTCTTCCCCTTGAGGATGCACTTTTCTCCGGAGAAGGTCTCGATCTAGACCAAAATCCCATTATCCATCTCTCCATCCCTTTATAAAGGTTAACCGTACTTTGGCAAAATTTAAGTTTGTACAGTTAAAGTCTTGCTTGCATTTTGCATTTGCCACGGGGGATGCAGTATTTATGCAGATAAAAACAGTTATCTACGAAATTTGCCAAACTAAAGGAGGTTAATATGTCTCTCTATTGAGCAACCCAATGGCACAAGCGATAATGAGCCCTAAAATCACGGCGATCTTGCCATAAATGGTTACGCCCTTGGGTGAGGCAGCAAGCATAAAATTATGAGAAATGGCTGCACCTATTATCATTCCCAATACCGCGATAGCGGAATCGGTATTTCCGCCGCCCGCCAACACCAGCTGTCGCAAGGGGCAACCCCCAAGCAAAATGGAGCCCAAGCCCAACAACATCATTCCCAGGAAGTTCCATACGTGTTCGGGGTGAGCAATGGGTTGATCGACGAAGCCCAGATTGAATTTCCCGATGGCAAGATTGCCAATTAAAGTGACTATGAAGATGGCAATGAACCCCTGTACTAGATAACTGTCGCCGATGAGTATTAAATCTCTAATGCCTCCAGCCAGACAGAGTCTTGCTCTCTGGGCAAGGAACCCTCCCAGCAACCCGGCGATGAGTGAGAGGATAATAATTGCATGTTGTGCTCCAGGACCCTCCTTGCTGAAGAAGATGGGACCTCCAGCTTCAGGATTAAATACCGGTTTAAATAGAAGTAATAACAGTAAGACTATCATTATTCCAGGAAGCATCCATCCATCCACTTTCCGTTGTTCCTGCGAACGCCCTAGGTTATAACCCATCTTGAGGAAGACTACTCCCAGGGCAATGCCACAAATGAACCCAATGAGAGCAATTACGGCATTGATATCCCCACCCGCTAAGCGCAAGATCATGCGCAGAGGGCAACCCAGGAATACCAGAGCCCCGATCATGACGAACATACCTAATATAAAGCGAGTTGCCGGAGATGAACCACCCTCCGGGCGAAATTCCCCAAAGCAAAAAGCGGCACACAAGGCTCCCAATACTATACCGATTATCTCGGGACGCAGATATTGTACAACTGCTGCTCTATGCAATCCCAAGGCTCCCGCGATATCCCTTTCAAAGCAAGCGATACAAAATCCCATATTAAGCGGATTACCAAAGACAACTAATATGACTGCAAAAATACCAACCACCAGACCTGCAGCCCAGATCAATAAATTTTCTCTTTTCATACTATGCCTCCTTTCTCTCGATTAAGAGACGAAACTCGTCTCCTTCCTGTTTTACGTTTACGGAGTAACCTTTGCTTCTCGCCAACCTACTGACATTCTCCATGGATACTGCACTGTCAATCAGCACGACGATTGCTTCATTTGGATTTTGCTCCAAGGCTTTTTTGGTCTTTACAACGGGCAGTGGGCAAGAAAGACCTCTGACATCAACCTCAATGGACACATTATCACCTCCTCTATCTTGATATCTAAGACCGTCGTGAACCTTATCTTGAAGAATTGAAACTATTAGAATTTCTTATTGATTTGAAGTAATAATAAATACTTATTAAATTAATAATCTTTTTAAATAATTCTACATGTGCTCGGTGAATCCTCCATAAACCTAGAAGATTTTTCTGTGAGATAAAAAAATCGCAAGGTCAAACCAATTCTGCCTTGCGAGAGCAATTGGTACTGGATATTTTTAGACGCATAAACAGACCAATCGGTTTGCTCTAATCATAGGGGAGATCTATCCCTATCCTTTGAAAATCCTTTCTAATAAGTTCAAAGGCTTCGGATTTATTCTTCTTCATCAAGCTCACCGCATAATCACAATCGGGGTTTGTCTCAGAGATTTCAACTAGCTTGTCTCCCACTTGGAACTTGAGCCCCCTCCTCACCTCCAGCCAAACCTTCGCCTGAGCTTGGTAGCATTGGTATTCCTGAGATACGGAATCATCCTCGAAGAATGAATCCAGTTGGACATGTTTGCCCTCATGAGCAATAATAGCTGCTAAAACCGTCGTTGGTGCCTCCCTATAGCTATTGCTGATAACTATGGTGCCAGTCGTAACGAAGGGTATGGCTGATCTATACTCCGCCGCGGCAAAAGCTATCTTAGGTTTACCGAAAATTATCCTTATCTTCCTTTTTTGTATGATCTCTGCAATCTCCCTTCCCGTCCTACTTCCCTTCAAAGCATTGAAACTTTCCCTTAATTTTCCATCTTTGATGGTTTCTCTAACCCAGCGATAATCAAGGTCGGTAAGGAAAGAAGTGGAGTGGGAAACCGGATTTAAATTGGAGGAGATACCGATTTGAACCGAGGGTTTAGTGGCGATGCTTATGTGAATGGTTTTAAACCAGGGTGATTGAGTAATCAGTAAAACAATGACAACGAAGAGTGCTAATTTCTTTAACATCCAGCTTGTCCTCCTCCGGCTTTGCCCGGTCCCGCCGGACTACCGGAGATGGACAAGCCCCTCTTTTTACCCCTTTTTATCCTGGTCAACTTCGGCAGCCCGGCTACCCCTTACGGGTCCGTGGCTTTGCGCCCCCCACTCTCGTGGGGTTTGCCTTTGTCGGTTGTCCACTATCTATATCGACAGGGTATGTCAAAGACCTTAGAGAAGTTAGTTGAGGCTAGGGTTACACCAGTTGGAGGTTAAGTTTCGAGGTTCGGGTTGAGCATTTATTCTCTCCAAAAGTATAGTAATTTTTTCTCTCCAAAAGTATATCTAATTAGAGAGAAAATTTTGGTTCAAGGTTGTAGGTGGGAAGGAAGCTGGATGCTGAGAGCTGATAGCGGGACTCTTAGTAGGCATTGGTATACGAGATCCAAACTCCTATATCGTGGCAACCCACACCGGCACATGCGCTGTCCGTCACTATCCTTCCCCCACCGATGTAATGATCATATCCGCGGTTGATCAAATGGGCCTGCTTCTTACCATGGCTTCCATGGCAATCCATACACGCTTGATGACCCGAAATTCTATGTCCCTGCCAGCGGCTCTTGGAGAGAAGGGGGTCGCCCACGGAATAGGACTCCTGAGCATGACATTGGAAGCAGAGACTTGTATCGATAGTTGTGTATGGTGCCCTCAAAATATGCTCATTCGCTGAACCTGCGAGACACTGGGCACCGGTTTGATTATTAGTGCCGTGACAATCGGTACAATAAACCAAACTGGCATCCGTCCAGGGAGCAACGAAAGCCAGGAGGTCAATGCCGGTATTCTTCCCCACACCTTCCACTGGATGATAGGATGGATTGGTCATATCAAATTCAAAGGCTTTATCCTTCTGCTCCGGGGGTAGGGTCGTATACGTGGAATGACACTTATAACATAGTTCGTACTGATTCACGATGGGATTTACCGGTACACCGTTGGTGTCTACCCCCCCAACGCCTTTAATCTTCCCGCTCGCCGCAGGAGCACTCGCCCCATCGGGGGTTGCCTTATGTGGATTATGACAGTCCACACATTCTGAATGGCGCTTGGAACTCACGGGATCATAAGCGAGATTGGAGAAATTCTCCGTATCCTGATGGATGCCCGTCACCGTGTCCACGGGATGCTTATATGCTTTGGTCAAAAGGGTATCGATATCGGGAGCTCCAATTGTTGGTCCCGTGGTGGGATTATGGCAAGCCAAACAGAGCCTTTCCTCCCCATAAACAGTCGAATTATCATAATTAAACGCATTCAACCTTGCATTATTTGAGCCATGGGGATGATGGCAAGTTTTGCACGTAATGCCGGCAAGGGCATTGGTGGCCATACCCGCCGAAGTAAAGGCGGATTTATTCCATCCGGGGAAGAAGGGCGAAAGCTCCAAAGATATCGTGGGATGAGAGATATTATGTGGAACCACGGTGGTCGAGTTGGTCACCGCCAGGGGTGGCGCACCATTGTGGCACTTCAAACAGAAATCGATCATGCCTCCAGTCCAAAGATTCTTCGTATTATCGGGATCGGATATCATCGCACCAGCTACTGCCCGGGCGACATGAGGTCCATGGCAACTTGTGCACTCGACTTTGGCACCAGTCTCAGAGATTATGTCATGGTGGGAAGGCAAACTGAATTGAGCCTGTATATCCCAATTGTTGAGGGTATTGGGGAGATTCGCGGAATTGTGGCAGGTGTAACAAAGTTCCTCCTCCAGCCCTCTGTTCAATCGGGGGAAGTCTGAGCCATGGTTTCGATGACAATTAATGCACTTTATGAGCGTTCCCGATGGAGGATAACCTGTATTTACATCATGTGCAGCAATTCCCGTGAAGTTGGTGATATGATCTCCACCTAAGGCATAACCCAATCCCAAGTCCGAGGCACCATGGCAGGCTCCGCAGAAGTCATTTCCCTGGTAAATCTTATTGCCCGCGGGATCGGTCACTCGCAACAATCTTGGATAATAATTTCCAAGCGCGTCCTTATTTCCATGTGTATTGTGGCAATGCGAACATTCTAAAATGTGGCGAGGATCTTTAATGAATAAGAGATCCTTAATGGGATACCGCGATTCGCGCGGACTATCATAAGCATCTCTAATATTGGTGACATCTCCCATCCCATCATGGCAAGTAAGACAGAGCTCCGCCTCGATTTCACGAACCAAGTGATTATCGCCCACCGCCGTATGATTTCGATGACAGCAGGCACACATATCGGTATCTACGGTGTAATTCCTATGTGGAGTGGAGATCACACCGGGATTATTGACGACCACGGTTACAGCATCGATGGTCACATTGTCCGCTTTATCCTTCGCTATTAACCTTATGGTATACGTTCCATTGGAAATTCCCAGCGTATATCCAGATTCGAGGGCATTGTCCAAGACGGGAGTGGTATGCACGGCTCCCAATAGCGTCCAGGTAGTGGGTGCGGAGGTAGCACCATATTCCAGCTTGTATTGACCAAAATTTTCATCTGTAGCTGTCCCATAAATGGTTATGATTCCACTAACCTCGCTATCGGTAACCGGTTGGCTGATGGAAGCCTGAGGAGGAGTGTTGTCCACAGTTACGCTTACCCCGGGTCCAGGGCTCTCAACATTGCCATAATTATCGATTGCCCTGGACCTGATGTTGTAAACACCGTCGGCGGGCAATGTCCAGCTAAAGCTCCAGATATCGGTGCCAGCTGCATCTTGCCAGGTATTTCCGCCATCCGTGGAAATCTGCACCTTTGCAATCCCCGAGCCGCCCAGATTATCCTGAGCCGTGCCGGTTATGTTATATGCGATGCCCTTAAGGTGTGAACCATCGGCTGGATCGGTGATTGTAGAGGTTGGAGCGATGCCATCTGAAGGTAAGGAGTAGTCCACCACCAGTTTTGGTCTTAAAGTCGGATCGTCTGCGTAATCCGAGGAGTAGAATACCCCACCTTCGATGATACCAGTCTCACCAGTGAGTAGAACTATTCCCTTATTGATCTCTCTGCCGGCGTGCCAATCGCTCACCAGCGTGGTGATATCCCAGCTCTTCCAAACATCCGCTGCATCCATGAGCTGACGATCCAAAATCTCTTCAAAGCTCGGTTGGGTGTTCCAGGTAACTCCGTCCGCGGGAACGGCACCCGTGCCCTCCTTCCACTCGGAAGCCACCTTGCGGACGTAGACATTCCCACCAAAGGCACTTTTAACATAGAGTTGCAAGCTCGCGGAGTTGATTATGCTTTTGGGTGGAATGGAGCTTAAGTCGAATTGCAAAAAGCTTCTCGTCGTGGTCACTGTTCCAATCCAGGCATTTAACGTCGCGTCTGCGCCAAAATTGACATCGGGTTGAGTGCTATCAACATGGGCATCCTTCCCCACGATGGGATCGGGCTGTATCACGACGGTGGGATCGATTATCACCGGGAATGTAGCGGTCTTCAACCAAGCGGGATCGACGGAGAGGGTCAGGAAGCTCTTGCCCTTTATCTTCTTCAAGGTTATGTTCACATTACTGATTCTCTCCTCAAAATCCTTGGCGAAGGGTGAAACGGTCCTACAATTGCCAAAGTCTAGCGACCCGCCCTTCAAAGGAGCAATGGACTTATTGGAGACGACTTCAAAGACAAAAGAATGAGGAGCCGAGCTCTCTTTAAGGATTATCTCCTCCTTAACATAAGTCGCTCCAACCTTGTACCGCAGATCGGTGGATTTAAATGCATTCTTATAGGTTATTCGGTTTTTGTAGACCTTCCCATGGACACGTTTTGCACCTTTGGGGATGAATTTGACTTCCGTTTTGTCGACCTTTAGCGTGAGACTTGGTGTAGTGGAACCGAAGGCAGCCCGAAATGGAAGATCAGTAACCTTCAAATTTTTAATGCTCGGGTTAAGCTCATGCCATCCGCCAACATCATCCCTGTAGTGAACTGGTGTGGCATAAATCACCGCGGTCATGGTGCCCTCGAGATTTTTAAAGACCTTAGCGTATTGTGAGCGCAGTTGAACGAGTTCCCCAAAACTGTGTTCGGAAATCGAAGCCGCAGGTAATGCACACTTTATACACAATCCAAACATGAGGGAGCTTGTGGCAAAGGAGACAATTATGGCTAAATCCAGGACAATGGTGATAAAATCCCTTCTCTTGATCTTCAAAATCCATTTGCGCATTCCCCGACGTATTCTTTCGAGACGCGCCAAGACCAACTCCGTGATCGTCAAATGTTGGTGGAGATTTCCAAGAGTGAGCGAGAAAGCGTTCGAAACAAAGCTGCATTTGACGGCATTGAAGGGATTATACATGCCTCTTCCCATTATTTTGTCCATTCTTAACTCCATATTTCCACTGGTATTTTACCTAATCAAAGTATTTTTTAGACATTAACAGTATCTCTCTCGATCACCAGTTTTTCACACAGACTTTTAATCTCGTATTTTGGCTCCCACGGTTTAAGCCTATAGCAATGAAAAGCCGACCCCTCCTTTTCGGATTTTCGGAATCGGCTATGCTCCTGCATCTATTGCTATCAGCTGAAAGCTGATCTAAAGAATGTACTTCGTGACGGCTACGATATCTTCATAAAGCTCCTTGGGCTTGCCCGTGGCAGACATCATGTGAATTTCATAAACTATAACACCATCATACCAACTGAGTGTGGCGTAGGTTGTGGCATCCGTTCCAAAGTAAGCTGAATGACCGTGAATCGTGGCAGTTCTTGCATCCGAGGGAAACGCCTTTTTGCTCACCGAATCGGTGAATGCCTTAGCACTTTCTAAGCTTCCCCTGTTGTACACCGATATCAGCAACGATTCCACACGAGGATGATTTTTGGGTATATAACCACAGCAAGCATAATTATCACCTCTTGCTATATTCCCCGTGGCAAATCCGGGGATATCCTTCGGCAGAAGGGCAGCGAGATCTACAGCGGGTGGAGTGGATACACCCGGGGTAGGTGGTATGCCTGGACCTGGTGATGGACCTGGAGTGGTAGTACCAGGGCTCGGTGGTGCACCTGGAGTAGTGCCAGGG encodes:
- a CDS encoding NAD(P)H-hydrate dehydratase, whose amino-acid sequence is MLLIAGTVPIKENFFIEGEAELKGDHLLVDGHEIPCTQGTASMVSAAAITTDYLGIDAPYVILAGDIGDGRGSKMLFRHLIDDIPKIAPRVLALHYFLPIIPLIEKVMVSVKKCAKRPILIADAGAMYAAKAAGLSSRFDVFTPDAGEMAFLADPDATHPAYIRHHLFETDIAKAPGLIKAAFDRGDLPKTLLVKGPKDYIANHGEILATIDEPNIPSMEAIGGTGDTITGLISAFVHAELESHEAAIIAAKTNRMAGKFANVTPASKIWEVISQFPAVFKEYLCKWTGICLI
- the yedE gene encoding YedE family putative selenium transporter, with amino-acid sequence MKRENLLIWAAGLVVGIFAVILVVFGNPLNMGFCIACFERDIAGALGLHRAAVVQYLRPEIIGIVLGALCAAFCFGEFRPEGGSSPATRFILGMFVMIGALVFLGCPLRMILRLAGGDINAVIALIGFICGIALGVVFLKMGYNLGRSQEQRKVDGWMLPGIMIVLLLLLLFKPVFNPEAGGPIFFSKEGPGAQHAIIILSLIAGLLGGFLAQRARLCLAGGIRDLILIGDSYLVQGFIAIFIVTLIGNLAIGKFNLGFVDQPIAHPEHVWNFLGMMLLGLGSILLGGCPLRQLVLAGGGNTDSAIAVLGMIIGAAISHNFMLAASPKGVTIYGKIAVILGLIIACAIGLLNRETY
- a CDS encoding sulfurtransferase TusA family protein — its product is MSIEVDVRGLSCPLPVVKTKKALEQNPNEAIVVLIDSAVSMENVSRLARSKGYSVNVKQEGDEFRLLIERKEA
- a CDS encoding cobaltochelatase subunit CobN; the protein is MSEEDKTAGEIQNCKSQDLPSSSDLVSESESATDASSATASANSKAVDKNSNPTDLEASEGHSQNSSSCGDPKHEKNLVKDSEYDTEKSRRPEGPETGEELMTENKDASSIPLEGSSEDEPETNLVDPRVLIIHSSTSTKMTNDAAQNIMRLINPTQLGYKADDPSTWLVHFDIRTTTQIGQTSPDELKSLIKNTDIVICEWMFEPGLSNFKNVINANPDITKNKPNKIFLVLQSYLELTKLCQIDGRLLFEGVPDSVIGDTSKKNTILYDLKNANTERLNGYKTKYPQISNWIDVGLYFAQSGTVNYENQFKWALKKYTELNGGIWPSVWDPAPPLTLPNEMLYRDGKIFTSLDEYLAQYPLDPSKPTVGIVEMTSPMRAGNMDHFQAMIDKLVEKGVNVIPIVGAYSGTIGTQPQNIYSAMVKFFTYDPENPRHVVTTTEYERNPGKYKSRIDALISFYCFSLGSGFVDQTNQFLANINVPVFRAMTSTKRTEGEWLASDDGLLWSDTYYQIAIPETQGIVEPIFVGATEKGIDPITGAELVRYKAIPERIERLANRVYNWVQLRIMDNADKNIALVYYNYPPGKQNIGASYLAVPDTILEILNRLKQEGYTVSNIPQNVDELVSMMIERGINIANWAPGILKELANNPNVILWDADEYIAWFENLDPIAKKQLVEGPVGYIEEIVKLGATYGTTDETAKAAAIKTIEKWTEEMINLANTYPEKSQQAIEQINKMSTTLKRIMDGGDAWDAFYEAKNAFLALAIPGLTGWGEPPGNVMVVKKDGKEYIVIPGMFFGNIFIGPEPQRGWEADASKFYHSTVVPPPHQYLAWYAWVNEVFDANAQVHVGRHATYEWLPRKQVALADFDYSDIMIADTPSVYIYIVDGVGEGLQAKRRGLAVIVDHLTPPLKTTTLYGGFVELKGLVDDYEKTPSDNPMKEEYKTKIKEKIRELNLCTDLGIEDPNNITDEDIDKLHEYLMNLQQILMPYGLHIFGKSWTDEEIALLATSMVSADGGVANPSLQRLLAQENGWDFDNLTLDQAEKLNNQAQNWVLQLLTGQKTVADLTSNPRLQMELNEAKGYADKIIASFSSELNSLVDALNGGYITPSTGNDPIRNPGAIPTGKNFYGISENLLPTKVAWNLGKKLADMALSQLESLPEKIAAVVWCVETARDDGTMVSFVLRILGIEPTWTAAGAINKMKATPLSTLLSDLNAMRASKGLSSLTERPRIDVVVTTSGLFRDLFPRVLINMDRSFRAALAASYNTIVAARPDLRDSLDYTLKTLVDAKYTGFKGADPIEQNYIAKHWIELADEFIGLGILANDAGELAITRIFAPPVGDYGAGVHKAVEQSWTWENREQVADVYLTRMSHSYTERGWGSTNLDLFEDLLQGVTIAYHSRSTNLYGVLDNDDYYDYYGGLSMAIEMVNGTAPSLNVLYYANPANPEITSLLQFMTREMRTRYYNPEWIQGMMSEGYSGARTISNKFVAYLWGWQVTNPNLVQDWMWNEVTDVYVRDKYNLGVSEWLSQGNNAYAMISITGTLLTAAQKEFWQADEATLREIANTWASLIAQHGPSCCDCSCGNIAMMKWATSFVNSNLLLTLHQAILTATGQSILTPEQLEALLPKPEQLPVTGALPETSTPGIVEQPLVAETSSETPAQPSASPGTRPGRAPGTYAAQAPLSVLAGETPARAEAPSPGEAQTPSPEASAGRKRAYEVKKAGVGTPAAGRGWIPLAAIFGVLLFVALGSVGYFKESILAFLTKIMRR
- a CDS encoding DUF3343 domain-containing protein, with product MERWIMGFWSRSRPSPEKSASSRGRGLILFKAVQEALKAEKVLKKSGYNFKLVAPPPALRKGCDLAIEVATVERMGIERVLRESEIETLGDIIPLNAESQKPLDIIKVTQFDNWVMVRAGNMKITFDKQSGVILNISGGGCPDVPYLHLELIDRELTKAPRPRDLGYTLCALMLDRAYEESLSIFRRERCY